In the Helicoverpa armigera isolate CAAS_96S chromosome 28, ASM3070526v1, whole genome shotgun sequence genome, one interval contains:
- the LOC110377977 gene encoding ommochrome-binding protein, translating to MFYKMFLLLFTTLIASAYTEKCIGIVFSNKCYGVDILKEGVNNIHQLALNDNDNTLYFTFDQIAKIPMRGLGFFNLDTKATGVIDGVRNATGVAIDQRRNRIYVGGADGLFFLNDNKVPEQLPVQDNIHYLFFKDIVYYVNRRREAYRFDYGMVTPLDEVKGITVDKLIIDDEYNMFFLQNRKLSRVKLGTRAVNTHERYTVDAITTDFKYKPYISTTNGVYVYNKYKYALDKVSNIVDLRELVFNRQGEPIYVVVDNIVKLNNPIPYIRD from the exons ATGTTttac AAAATGTTCCTGCTTCTATTCACAACCCTGATTGCATCGGCGTACACCGAAAAATGCATCGGCATAGTCTTCAGCAACAAATGTTACGGAGTCGACATACTCAAAGAAGGCGTTAATAATATCCACCAATTAGCTTTAAACGATAATGATAACACCTTATACTTTACTTTCGATCAAATCGCCAAAATTCCTATGAGAGGCCTCGGTTTCTTCAACCTAGATACCAAGGCGACAGGAGTTATAGATGGTGTACGAAATGCTACAGGAGTAGCTATAGATCAAAGAAGAAATAGAATTTACGTAGGCGGGGCTGATGGTCTATTCTTTTTAAATGATAACAAGGTACCCGAACAACTGCCTGTCCAAGATAACATACACTATCTTTTCTTTAAAGACATAGTTTACTATGTCAATAGAAGAAGGGAGGCTTATAGATTTGATTATGGAATGGTCACACCGTTAGATGAAGTTAAAGGTATAACAGTGGATAAGTTGATAATTGATGATGAGTACAACATGTTCTTCTTACAGAATAGAAAATTATCTAGAGTTAAGTTAGGAACTAGAGCTGTGAACACCCATGAAAGATACACTGTAGATGCGATAACTacagattttaaatataaaccttATATAAGTACAACTAACGGTGTTTAcgtgtataataaatataagtatgcTTTAGACAAAGTTTCTAATATTGTTGATTTAAGAGAATTAGTTTTTAATAGACAAGGCGAACCAATTTATGTTGTTGTAGATAATATAGTTAAACTTAATAACCCTATTCCTTATATAAGAGATTGA
- the LOC110377994 gene encoding uncharacterized protein LOC110377994, producing MTQLAKILPFSKLLWRSRRSVLAILMVMMLSPILLFTMDRAKDIIQDLSDTNKLLRRQLEEEVYHVGTGCNMPLLDPFADQFANFNRNLPILKCRGVDWVNCFKSDCRVSQSILRTTKDVICMYRYIIYVSDENSYVSNPIKVVGDEKFTLNRSDHVKIECTGKHINNPKIKTHWTGFKAGFRQLSTVPVPPNRKDSHNVMILCFDSTSRNGFIRTMQKSYKYLTEQLNAVILNSYNIVADGTTGALYPILSGKPEEEHIFSRYRWETARKKYIGPMKFIFHMLKKYGYRTAYFEDMPWTGSTQQKFTWFRKQPADHYLRTSVLNELDRDREEKTHRGHPTRHCLGPTPQYQFMMNLADQFLKLDGKKFCFTLIVDTAYDNFTVHPTADDSLVSFMKTLEDRGALEDTLVMVMGDHGSRYSKQRNTYQGRMEERLPLMAILLPEKLKKLRPDAFEALKQNQDVLTTPFDIHATILDVLDLKNKIDKDKIPGTNLPRVMTLLEPIPKSRSCGEAGVMPHWCACSEWHNVARNDPKFAHVGTVFSEYVQSMTQEVGEQCAIRRLSSTEWVLHQRAVDHLSRVNYIDSKDLRNNNPFMKTLDDYYQARIIMYPGKAVFEGTLVYNSAGDYYMITYRDLSRVNAYGDESKCISTTHPHLKKYCYCKHKLPNSYTFRNETFGK from the exons ATGACCCAATTAGCTAag ATACTACCGTTTTCAAAGTTGCTATGGCGCTCCCGTCGCTCAGTGCTTGCTATTCTGATGGTGATGATGCTAAGCCCCATCCTCTTATTCACCATGGACCGAGCGAAAGATATCATACAAGATTTGAGTGATACTAACAA GCTACTCCGTAGGCAACTAGAAGAGGAAGTTTATCATGTTGGTACCGGCTGCAATATGCCATTACTGGATCCGTTTGCCGATCAATTTGCTAACTTTAACAGGAATCTACCGATACTCAAATGTCGTGGTGTTGACTGGGTCAAttgtttt AAATCGGATTGCCGAGTTTCCCAATCCATTCTGAGAACTACTAAAGATGTTATCTGTATGTAtcgatacattatttatgtGTCAGATGAAAATTCTTACGTAAGCAATCCCATAAAAGTTGTTGGAGACGAGAAATTTACCCTAAACAGGAGCGATCATGTCAAGATTGAGTGTACGGGCAAACATATTAATAA cccaaaaataaaaacccaTTGGACAGGCTTCAAGGCTGGTTTCCGACAGCTGTCAACGGTTCCAGTACCTCCGAATCGTAAGGACTCCCACAACGTGATGATCCTGTGTTTCGACTCCACTTCTCGCAATGGTTTTATAAGGACCATGCAAAAAAGTTATAAGTATTTGACTGAGCAGTTGAATGCTGTTATTTTGAACAG TTACAATATCGTGGCTGACGGTACAACGGGCGCCCTCTACCCTATTTTATCTGGTAAACCTGAAGAAGAACATATATTTTCGAGATATAGATGGGAAACCGCGAGGAAGAAATATATAGGCCCTATGAAGTTTATTTTCCATATGTTGAAGAAATATGG TTACCGTACAGCTTACTTCGAAGACATGCCCTGGACTGGTTCTACGCAGCAGAAATTCACCTGGTTCCGAAAACAGCCCGCAGACCATTACCTCCGAACTTCTGTGCTAAATGAGCTCGATAGAGATAGAGAAGAGAAGACTCATCGAGGGCATCCTACAAGGCACTGCTTAGGACCCACTCCACAGTATCAGTTCATGATGAATTTGGCTGATCAG TTTCTCAAATTAGACGGCAAGAAGTTCTGCTTCACATTAATAGTGGACACGGCATATGATAACTTCACGGTGCATCCTACTGCTGATGACAGTTTGGTCTCCTTTATGAAGACCCTGGAGGATAGGGGAGCTCTTGAAGACACGCTGGTTATGGTCATGGGAGACCATGGATCTAG GTACTCAAAACAGCGCAATACTTACCAAGGCAGAATGGAGGAAAGACTCCCTTTAATGGCCATTCTCTTACCTGAAAAGCTCAAAAAACTCAGACCTGATGCCTTCGAGGCTCTAAAACAAAACCAGGATGTCTTGACCACGCCCTTTGATATCCATGCTACCATATTAGATGTACTGGATCTCAAGAATAAGATCGATAAGGATAAAATACCCGGAACTAATCTTCCTAGAGTCATGACTTTGTTGGAACCG ATTCCAAAATCCCGTTCATGTGGTGAAGCAGGCGTGATGCCGCACTGGTGTGCTTGCTCCGAATGGCACAACGTGGCCAGGAATGACCCCAAATTCGCGCACGTGGGTACGGTGTTCTCCGAGTACGTCCAGAGCATGACTCAAGAAGTCGG GGAGCAATGTGCTATAAGGAGGCTATCATCTACGGAATGGGTGTTACACCAACGCGCGGTAGACCATCTATCCAGAGTCAACTATATTGACTCCAAGGATCTGAGGAATAACAATCCTTTTATGAAGACTTTGGACGATTATTATCAGGCTAGA ATAATAATGTATCCAGGCAAGGCTGTGTTTGAGGGCACACTGGTATACAACTCCGCCGGGGATTATTACATGATCACCTACAGGGACCTTTCTCGAGTTAATGc GTATGGAGATGAGTCGAAGTGCATAAGCACAACACATCCTCACttgaaaaaatactgttattgCAAACACAAGCTCCCTAACTCCTATACCTTTAGAAACGAAACTTTTGGCAAATAA
- the LOC110382591 gene encoding transposable element Tcb2 transposase — protein MKKKRLAWAREHRHKTIEDWSKVCFSDESSFEILADKSSFVRRRPGEKYHPDCIVERVKHPVKVMVWSVISAKGVGRLYIVQGTMKQDQYKQVLQTRLLPTLEEWFPDGEEFMFMHDSAPCHKARSISKFLADHNIPVLPWPGNSPDMNPIENLWEITKAEIAKENITTKVRLIEKLINVWHHNPKIKESAKNCIESMPRRIAAVIDAKGNVTKY, from the exons ATGAAAAAGAAGCGTCTAGCCTGGGCTCGTGAGCACCGGCATAAGACAATCGAGGACTGGAGTAAG gtgtgTTTCTCAGATGAGTCATCCTTTGAGATTTTAGCCGACAAGAGCAGCTTTGTGCGACGACGCCCAGGTGAAAAATACCACCCTGACTGCATTGTTGAGAGGGTAAAACACCCAGTTAAGGTAATGGTGTGGTCTGTCATAAGTGCCAAAGGGGTTGGGCGCCTCTACATCGTCCAGGGAACCATGAAACAAGACCAGTACAAGCAAGTTTTACAAACTCGCCTGTTGCCCACACTTGAAGAATGGTTTCCAGACGGTGAAGAATTCATGTTTATGCACGATTCAGCACCATGCCATAAAGCCAGGAGCATATCCAAGTTCCTGGCAGACCACAACATCCCAGTACTGCCTTGGCCTGGAAATTCACCTGACATGAACCCCATAGAAAATCTATGGGAGATCACCAAGGCTGAAATAGCCAAGGAGAACATAACCACCAAGGTTAGACTGATCGAAAAGCTTATTAATGTGTGGCACCATaacccaaaaataaaagaaagtgcaAAAAACTGCATAGAAAGTATGCCCAGGCGTATAGCAGCAGTCATTGATGCGAAAGGCaacgtcacaaaatattaa